From the Natrarchaeobaculum aegyptiacum genome, one window contains:
- a CDS encoding succinic semialdehyde dehydrogenase has product MSRTSGSRIVEETTLKSGHLERLATRIETPGDRPSLEVRTPVTDETIGAIPACTADDVVDAVERARSAQVDWERAPVDQRAAVLERFGDLVLKRREELLDVVQLETGKARHHAVEEILDVPLTCSYYATNGTSILADDDRAAAVPLASDATVTYDPVGVVGVISPWNYPLTLAMTDAIPALLAGNAVVCKPDERTPFIALALANLLAEAGLPDDLFQIVTGDGATVGPALIDEVDYVAFTGGTETGRTVAERAGRNLIGCSLELGGKNPMLVLDDADPGTAARGAVKGAFTNAGQLCLAPERIYVDDRRYDEFLDALVGATRRLDLGLEFDYGPEVGSLIDGDHLESVREHVERAVADGGSLLSGGRARPDVGPFCYEPTILTDVDPDSRVACEETFGPVVSVHPVSGVDEAIERANDSEYGLNASVWTTDRERGRAVARQIDCGTVCVNDPYTVGWAATDAPMGGFGDSGLGRRHGPEGLRRYVDARTIATSRIGPLDAPPGVSPRWFARFMLGLTNVQRRLTRWLP; this is encoded by the coding sequence ATGTCACGGACGAGCGGATCACGGATCGTCGAGGAGACGACCCTCAAGAGCGGGCACCTCGAGCGGCTCGCGACTCGCATCGAGACGCCCGGCGACAGGCCCTCGCTCGAGGTTCGAACGCCAGTCACCGACGAGACGATCGGAGCGATTCCGGCCTGTACGGCCGACGACGTCGTGGATGCTGTCGAGCGTGCTCGTTCGGCCCAGGTCGACTGGGAACGGGCGCCGGTCGACCAGCGAGCGGCGGTCCTCGAGCGGTTCGGAGACCTCGTCCTGAAACGCCGTGAGGAGTTGCTCGACGTGGTGCAACTCGAGACCGGGAAGGCCCGTCACCACGCCGTCGAGGAGATACTCGACGTTCCGCTGACGTGTTCGTACTACGCGACGAACGGGACGTCGATACTCGCGGACGACGACCGGGCGGCTGCGGTGCCGCTGGCCTCGGACGCGACGGTCACGTACGATCCCGTCGGCGTCGTCGGCGTGATTTCGCCGTGGAACTACCCGCTAACGCTCGCGATGACCGACGCGATCCCTGCCCTGCTCGCCGGCAACGCCGTCGTCTGTAAACCCGACGAGCGCACGCCGTTTATCGCGCTGGCGCTCGCGAATCTGCTGGCGGAGGCCGGTCTGCCGGACGACCTCTTCCAGATCGTTACCGGCGACGGGGCGACAGTTGGTCCCGCGCTGATCGACGAGGTCGATTACGTCGCCTTTACCGGCGGCACCGAGACGGGTCGAACGGTCGCCGAGCGGGCCGGCCGGAACCTGATCGGCTGCTCGCTCGAACTCGGCGGGAAGAACCCGATGCTCGTCCTCGACGACGCCGATCCCGGGACGGCCGCTCGCGGCGCGGTCAAGGGTGCGTTCACCAACGCAGGACAGCTCTGTCTCGCTCCCGAACGGATCTACGTCGACGATCGGCGGTACGACGAGTTCCTCGACGCTCTCGTCGGGGCTACGCGGCGTCTCGACCTCGGTCTCGAGTTCGATTACGGTCCCGAGGTCGGCTCGCTGATCGACGGCGATCACCTCGAGAGCGTCCGTGAGCACGTCGAGCGCGCGGTTGCGGACGGCGGATCGCTGCTCTCGGGTGGCCGCGCCCGTCCCGACGTCGGCCCGTTCTGTTACGAGCCGACGATCCTGACGGACGTCGATCCCGACTCGCGGGTCGCCTGCGAGGAGACGTTCGGTCCCGTCGTTTCCGTCCACCCGGTCTCGGGCGTCGACGAGGCGATCGAGCGGGCGAACGACTCCGAGTACGGACTGAACGCAAGCGTCTGGACGACCGACCGTGAGCGCGGTCGTGCGGTCGCCCGCCAAATCGACTGTGGCACCGTCTGCGTCAACGATCCGTACACCGTCGGCTGGGCGGCGACTGACGCGCCGATGGGCGGCTTCGGCGATTCGGGACTCGGACGCCGCCACGGCCCGGAGGGGCTCCGACGGTACGTCGACGCCCGGACGATCGCGACCTCGCGGATCGGCCCGCTGGACGCGCCGCCGGGCGTCTCGCCGCGCTGGTTCGCGCGCTTCATGCTCGGGCTGACGAACGTTCAGCGGCGACTCACAAGGTGGTTGCCGTGA
- a CDS encoding PAS domain S-box protein: MSSEGGTGPTSLDKSGEQLAAEIGLTEEEIAWRKAFVGFDTEDQERMAKLGAVVSAQEEQLVEAFLESIYTHDRTREIVEQSPRGKDGLRRVVEEYLETLTGGTYDREYYTQRCRIGRIHDQLDMPLHHFGGMFGNLATLFLEEIEANTVERARNAAESGSPDAVEAAIEEGFADAMAATRCINLDMQVVNDTYESRRRELREAINLIPDPVFETNRNGEFLLANEATAELFDRDPDDLIGKTPDEAGAGEVELWDLERETRAVIESGEPKHNVEKRLTTASGEPRTFEVSQMPHRVGVTSQFSVLVYARDITDRKEQGQSLERQQTFFENTSEIVVLFDDDGVAQFQNHRGEHLPGPAALDIVGKDPADLVHPDDREQVAQTLETVLEEPGEVVTNELRTKMANGEWRWHENRFVNLLEDSAVDGILMSSRDITDRKRQEKHLETAQEVANLGWWQKDISSDRIYWSERVYDMWGIEDERGFLDHERFLECIHPDDVAQVDKAWNAAFEGEPYDIEHRIVTPDGETRWMRQRAEIVFEDGNAVSATGIVQDITDRKEREQELERARELVEKTQENASIGWWEVDLVEDTLHWSDEVYRIHDLAVDQEVKLEDGIEFYHPEDRATIRRALETVRTEGEPYDLELRIVTAADRVRWIRTVADPLYDDDGEVVSILGIFQDITDRKDREEKLRQFREAVEATAHAVYITDSDGTIEYVNSAFESITGFSSDEAIGRSARLLKSGEHDHDFYEEFWETLESGERWESEMIDRKADGDKIVLNQTIAPITDDDGVPVKYVAVAQDITSRKQYEKQLEETREELRQIIDLVPDLVFVKNRDGEYLMANEATANAYGLTSSDIEGQHEADILPSGSESEKFREADLEVIESGDPKVDHEETLTTADGETKVLQTTKIPYEVPGSGEDAVLGYARDVTELKEYETRLEGERDFLDSVIESLPFPFYVIDVEDYTVEYANSNAEVSEGTTCHAVTHRRDQPCDEGDDPIDCPLSTVVETGDSAVVEHVHYDEEGNERTYQVHASPIFDEEGELTLMAESNIDITERVQYERQIEQQRDNLQLLNKIVRHDIRNDLQLVLAYAETLEAFVEEDGEEYIRQVLEAAREAVDITTTAREVTEVLLQQGAERSPVGLRRVLENEIDGIRSSNEKAVVAVENSLPQVEVLADDMLESVFRNLLSNAIVHNDAEVPEITVGATVSGDVAQVRIADNGPGIPDDQKERIFEEGETGLDSGGTGLGLYLVQTLIDRYRGDVWVEDRAGRTPAGSRPQPDDNDPRGSVFVVEIPLADS; the protein is encoded by the coding sequence ATGAGTTCGGAAGGGGGGACTGGACCGACCAGTCTGGACAAGTCTGGCGAGCAGTTGGCTGCGGAGATCGGACTTACCGAGGAGGAAATCGCCTGGCGAAAGGCGTTCGTCGGTTTCGATACGGAAGACCAGGAGCGAATGGCGAAACTGGGCGCTGTCGTTTCAGCGCAAGAAGAACAACTCGTCGAGGCGTTTCTCGAGTCGATCTATACTCACGATCGAACTCGAGAGATCGTCGAGCAATCACCACGTGGAAAAGACGGGCTCCGTCGGGTCGTCGAAGAGTATCTCGAGACCCTTACCGGTGGCACGTACGATAGAGAGTACTACACCCAGCGGTGCCGGATCGGACGGATTCACGATCAACTGGATATGCCGTTGCATCATTTTGGCGGGATGTTCGGGAACTTGGCGACGCTCTTTCTCGAGGAGATCGAAGCGAACACGGTCGAGAGGGCCCGCAACGCCGCCGAGAGTGGTAGCCCTGACGCGGTCGAAGCGGCCATCGAAGAAGGGTTTGCAGATGCAATGGCGGCAACCCGGTGTATCAACCTCGATATGCAGGTCGTCAACGACACCTACGAAAGTCGCCGCCGGGAACTTCGTGAGGCGATCAATCTCATCCCCGATCCGGTCTTCGAAACGAATCGAAACGGCGAATTCCTGCTCGCAAACGAAGCAACTGCCGAACTGTTCGACCGTGATCCCGACGACCTGATCGGTAAGACTCCCGACGAGGCAGGGGCCGGCGAAGTCGAACTGTGGGACCTCGAGCGAGAGACTCGAGCAGTCATCGAGTCCGGTGAACCGAAACACAACGTCGAAAAGCGACTCACGACGGCCAGCGGAGAACCCCGGACGTTCGAAGTCAGCCAGATGCCACACCGAGTCGGAGTAACGAGCCAGTTCTCCGTGCTGGTGTACGCCCGGGATATCACGGATCGAAAAGAACAGGGGCAATCGCTGGAGCGACAGCAGACGTTTTTCGAAAACACGTCCGAAATCGTCGTCCTGTTTGACGACGATGGCGTCGCACAGTTCCAGAACCATCGAGGTGAGCACCTCCCTGGGCCGGCTGCACTCGATATCGTCGGTAAAGACCCAGCGGACCTCGTCCACCCAGATGACCGTGAACAGGTAGCGCAGACGCTCGAGACCGTCCTCGAGGAACCCGGAGAAGTAGTGACCAACGAGTTACGGACGAAAATGGCCAACGGAGAGTGGCGGTGGCACGAAAACCGATTCGTCAACCTGCTCGAGGACTCGGCTGTCGACGGGATCCTCATGAGTAGTCGTGATATTACCGACCGGAAGCGACAGGAGAAACACCTCGAGACGGCCCAGGAGGTCGCAAACCTTGGCTGGTGGCAAAAGGACATTTCATCCGACCGGATCTACTGGTCTGAACGGGTCTACGACATGTGGGGTATCGAGGACGAACGCGGGTTCCTCGATCACGAGCGGTTTCTCGAGTGTATCCATCCCGACGACGTTGCACAGGTCGACAAGGCGTGGAACGCTGCATTCGAGGGTGAACCCTACGATATCGAGCATCGAATCGTCACCCCTGATGGCGAAACCAGGTGGATGCGCCAGCGGGCAGAAATCGTCTTCGAGGACGGCAATGCGGTTTCGGCGACCGGTATCGTTCAGGACATTACCGATCGAAAAGAGCGGGAACAGGAACTCGAACGGGCTCGTGAACTCGTCGAGAAAACTCAGGAAAACGCGTCCATCGGCTGGTGGGAGGTCGACCTCGTCGAGGACACGCTTCACTGGAGTGACGAAGTCTATCGCATCCACGACCTCGCTGTCGATCAGGAGGTAAAACTGGAGGACGGAATCGAGTTCTACCATCCAGAAGATAGGGCGACGATCAGACGGGCACTCGAAACGGTGCGGACCGAAGGTGAACCGTACGATCTCGAGTTGCGGATCGTTACAGCAGCGGACCGAGTCCGGTGGATCAGAACGGTCGCTGACCCCCTGTATGACGACGACGGGGAGGTTGTCAGCATTCTCGGTATTTTCCAGGACATCACCGACAGGAAAGACCGCGAGGAGAAACTTCGACAGTTTCGTGAAGCCGTCGAGGCAACCGCGCATGCGGTCTATATCACCGACAGTGACGGTACGATCGAATACGTAAACTCCGCCTTCGAATCGATTACTGGTTTCTCGAGCGATGAGGCGATCGGTCGCTCGGCCCGCCTCCTCAAGTCCGGGGAACACGATCACGACTTTTACGAGGAGTTCTGGGAGACGCTCGAGTCCGGCGAACGGTGGGAAAGTGAGATGATCGATCGGAAAGCCGATGGGGACAAGATCGTACTCAATCAGACGATTGCGCCGATTACCGACGACGACGGCGTCCCGGTGAAGTACGTCGCCGTCGCCCAGGACATCACGTCGCGAAAGCAGTACGAAAAGCAACTCGAGGAAACCCGGGAGGAACTCCGCCAGATCATCGACCTCGTGCCGGATCTGGTTTTCGTGAAAAACCGTGACGGCGAGTATCTCATGGCCAACGAGGCGACGGCAAATGCATACGGATTGACATCATCGGACATCGAAGGTCAGCACGAGGCGGATATTCTTCCCAGTGGGAGCGAGTCCGAGAAGTTCCGTGAAGCCGACCTGGAGGTGATTGAATCGGGCGACCCGAAAGTCGACCACGAAGAGACCCTGACCACTGCCGACGGTGAAACCAAGGTCCTTCAGACGACGAAGATTCCCTACGAGGTTCCCGGGAGTGGTGAAGACGCGGTACTGGGATATGCTCGAGATGTCACCGAACTCAAAGAGTACGAAACCCGCCTCGAAGGAGAACGGGACTTCCTCGATTCGGTTATCGAAAGCTTGCCGTTTCCCTTCTACGTGATAGACGTGGAAGACTACACAGTCGAATACGCAAACTCGAACGCGGAGGTAAGTGAAGGGACGACCTGCCACGCCGTTACCCATCGACGAGACCAACCCTGTGACGAGGGAGACGACCCAATCGACTGTCCACTCTCGACAGTGGTCGAAACAGGCGACTCCGCTGTCGTCGAGCACGTCCATTACGACGAGGAAGGCAACGAGCGAACGTATCAGGTACACGCCTCACCGATTTTCGACGAGGAGGGGGAGCTCACCCTGATGGCCGAGTCGAATATCGATATCACGGAACGTGTCCAATATGAACGACAGATAGAGCAGCAACGAGATAACCTCCAGCTTCTCAACAAAATCGTCCGCCACGACATCCGCAACGATCTCCAGCTCGTACTCGCCTACGCGGAGACACTCGAAGCGTTCGTCGAAGAAGATGGCGAAGAATACATTCGACAGGTTCTCGAGGCCGCCCGCGAAGCCGTCGACATCACGACGACTGCACGAGAGGTCACCGAGGTCCTGCTCCAGCAAGGCGCCGAGCGGTCGCCCGTCGGCCTCCGGCGCGTCCTCGAGAACGAGATCGACGGGATCCGCTCGTCCAACGAGAAAGCGGTCGTGGCCGTCGAGAACTCACTCCCCCAGGTCGAGGTACTCGCCGACGACATGCTCGAGTCAGTCTTCCGGAACCTGCTCTCGAATGCTATCGTCCACAACGACGCCGAAGTACCGGAGATTACCGTCGGCGCGACAGTGTCTGGAGACGTCGCCCAGGTTCGAATCGCCGACAATGGTCCAGGGATCCCCGACGACCAGAAAGAGCGAATTTTCGAAGAAGGGGAGACAGGGCTGGACAGCGGGGGGACCGGCCTCGGTCTGTATCTGGTCCAGACGCTTATCGACCGGTACAGGGGTGATGTCTGGGTCGAAGACAGAGCGGGACGAACTCCCGCAGGCAGTCGGCCGCAACCCGACGACAACGACCCCAGAGGGAGTGTGTTTGTGGTGGAAATTCCGCTGGCAGACAGCTAA
- a CDS encoding protoglobin domain-containing protein produces MTDYREYFGEGGLNDRLDSDSYAAGIGLSEEEIAWRKAFVGFDGSHAERLEGFEDDFRDVADELADRFYEHLADTGETAAVIDRSSKDVEELKRTQKAYLTTLADGEYDREYFRNRARIGKLHEMLDMPIKHYIGQYSVYHQLFLEILSDRTHERLTAVVETALEEVDDIDSTGSATGPKVVVDREELLQRLQTEVDAGYQELESLLTIVNLDMQVVVETYLESLLTDLEIERDRFLALVENIPTPVVIIRHASDADQQIEHVNPAFEQLFGYTVEDLSDKPLEQYLRSRDEYQFLEDEEAEPWAVQDETGDRTALSEDEVTLETKFGQRTFLRVSALVDRPGQDPVEYAYYLDVTDQKNREERLQVLSRILRHNIRNEINVISGALSMLREDELAPENLIDPADRSAATLLEMSEKIREVEELVAGAAELHPVDIAELCADLLTTLEAEYPECEFTVTVPLSETPLVNGTDSLRVALENVLENGAKHSNAEPPSVEVTIVESLDGEHLDVKIADNGPGIPPEEYEVFTGDRGSSQVTHASGLGLWTVHWIVTKIGGTVRFDSNAPRGSVVTLRLPKA; encoded by the coding sequence GTGACCGACTACCGGGAGTACTTCGGTGAAGGGGGGCTGAATGACAGGCTCGATTCGGATTCGTATGCAGCTGGAATCGGACTCAGCGAGGAGGAAATCGCCTGGCGAAAGGCGTTCGTCGGCTTCGATGGTAGTCATGCCGAACGGCTCGAGGGGTTCGAAGACGACTTCAGAGACGTCGCAGACGAACTGGCTGACCGGTTTTACGAACACCTGGCGGACACTGGTGAAACGGCAGCCGTTATCGACCGTTCTTCCAAAGACGTCGAGGAGCTAAAGAGAACACAGAAAGCCTATCTGACGACACTGGCCGACGGTGAGTACGATCGTGAGTATTTCCGAAACCGTGCGCGCATCGGAAAGCTCCACGAGATGCTCGACATGCCGATAAAGCACTATATCGGCCAATATTCGGTCTATCACCAGCTTTTCCTCGAGATTCTCTCGGATCGGACACACGAGCGGCTGACTGCAGTGGTCGAAACAGCCCTCGAAGAAGTAGACGATATCGATTCGACGGGATCGGCAACAGGACCGAAGGTCGTTGTCGACCGGGAAGAACTCCTCCAACGCTTGCAGACAGAAGTCGACGCTGGATATCAGGAGCTGGAATCACTCCTCACCATCGTCAACCTCGATATGCAGGTCGTCGTCGAAACGTATCTCGAATCACTGCTGACAGACCTCGAAATCGAACGTGATCGGTTTCTCGCGCTGGTCGAGAACATTCCAACGCCAGTCGTCATTATTCGGCACGCGAGCGATGCGGACCAGCAGATCGAACACGTGAACCCGGCGTTCGAACAGCTATTCGGCTACACCGTCGAGGACCTCTCGGATAAGCCGCTCGAACAGTATCTGCGGTCTCGAGACGAGTACCAGTTTCTGGAGGACGAGGAGGCCGAGCCGTGGGCTGTCCAGGACGAAACAGGAGACCGAACAGCACTCTCCGAAGACGAGGTGACACTCGAGACGAAGTTTGGCCAGCGAACGTTCCTTCGAGTATCTGCACTGGTCGACCGACCTGGGCAGGATCCGGTCGAGTATGCGTACTATCTCGACGTAACCGACCAGAAGAATCGCGAAGAGCGGCTGCAGGTACTCTCGCGGATCTTACGGCACAACATTCGCAACGAGATCAACGTCATTTCGGGCGCGCTTTCGATGCTCCGGGAAGACGAGTTGGCACCTGAGAACCTGATCGATCCAGCCGATCGGTCTGCGGCGACGTTACTGGAAATGAGCGAGAAGATCCGGGAGGTCGAAGAACTCGTTGCGGGCGCTGCCGAGTTGCACCCAGTCGATATCGCTGAGCTGTGTGCCGACCTCCTCACCACTCTTGAAGCGGAGTATCCGGAGTGTGAGTTCACGGTAACGGTTCCGCTGTCCGAGACACCACTCGTCAACGGCACGGACTCGCTTCGAGTCGCTCTCGAGAACGTCCTCGAGAACGGTGCGAAACACTCGAACGCAGAGCCACCATCCGTCGAGGTAACGATCGTCGAGAGTCTCGACGGCGAGCATCTCGACGTCAAAATAGCAGACAACGGCCCTGGAATTCCGCCCGAAGAATACGAGGTATTCACCGGAGATCGCGGCTCGTCTCAGGTCACACACGCAAGCGGTCTCGGTCTCTGGACAGTCCACTGGATCGTTACAAAGATTGGTGGCACTGTTCGGTTTGACTCCAACGCTCCACGAGGGTCGGTCGTGACACTTCGGCTTCCGAAGGCCTGA
- a CDS encoding PAS domain-containing sensor histidine kinase → MSGFAEPTLIASILLRLSGVAISLVLLYRVRDYRFGFLTGMLSLMALRQVFTLFGLFPEFAELPGLMVSILAVTVVYYLLQYTHQENATQEKIRETNQELEESRNHLEATVAASPDDIFVFDGDSRYVDVLSNSGSEGPADLVGRNVEEVRPSPAAAMIDDAIEQTHRTGNPDRVEYELEIDDERRWFEGRTALLEESQENHVLFVRREVTRRKEHEQELRRFRRAVDAAGAAIYITDRDERITYVNPAFEEITGYTEADVIGETPRIISSGEHDTEYYEGLWVTILAGETWREEITNKRNSGEHYHAEQTIAPIFDESGEICEFVSIQIDVTERKHRERQLRVLDRILRHNLHNDMTVVLGHASNIEEATEGELARSARVIQEEGESLVAKVDKEREIVRLITESPKPRPIDMATLVGHRAADVRDRYEEATIDVDAPDTVTAMAVNDVERALEELLENAIVHCDRSPHVTIVVEAGPETVTLRIADNGPGIPAQERNVLAGNTDIDALYHGSGMGLWFVYWTVRLSEGTLDFEENDSRGSVVVLEFERQPAG, encoded by the coding sequence ATGTCCGGTTTCGCCGAACCGACGCTGATCGCGTCGATTCTGCTTCGTCTTTCCGGCGTCGCAATCTCGCTCGTGCTCCTCTATCGCGTCCGTGACTATCGCTTTGGATTTCTCACCGGCATGCTGTCACTGATGGCGCTTCGCCAGGTGTTCACGCTTTTTGGTCTCTTCCCCGAGTTCGCCGAACTCCCGGGTCTCATGGTAAGCATACTGGCTGTCACGGTTGTCTACTACCTGCTGCAGTACACCCACCAGGAGAACGCGACTCAGGAGAAAATCAGAGAGACAAACCAAGAGCTCGAGGAAAGCCGTAATCATCTCGAGGCGACCGTTGCAGCCTCGCCCGACGACATCTTCGTGTTCGACGGCGACAGTCGATACGTCGACGTCCTCTCGAATAGCGGCAGTGAGGGGCCAGCCGACCTCGTCGGCCGAAACGTCGAGGAAGTGCGCCCGTCACCGGCTGCGGCGATGATCGACGACGCAATCGAACAGACCCACCGGACAGGCAATCCCGACCGGGTCGAGTACGAACTCGAGATCGACGACGAGCGTCGGTGGTTCGAGGGACGGACTGCCCTGCTCGAGGAATCTCAGGAGAATCACGTCCTGTTCGTCAGGCGTGAGGTGACCAGACGGAAAGAACACGAACAGGAGTTGCGACGATTTCGTCGGGCCGTTGACGCTGCGGGGGCTGCGATCTACATTACCGATCGTGATGAGCGAATAACCTACGTGAACCCTGCGTTCGAGGAGATCACGGGCTATACCGAAGCGGACGTTATCGGAGAGACGCCCAGAATAATCTCCTCGGGAGAACACGACACGGAGTATTACGAGGGGCTGTGGGTGACGATCCTCGCCGGTGAGACGTGGCGAGAGGAGATCACGAACAAACGTAACTCGGGTGAACACTATCACGCAGAGCAGACGATCGCGCCAATTTTTGACGAAAGTGGAGAGATCTGTGAGTTCGTCTCGATCCAGATCGACGTCACCGAGCGCAAGCATCGCGAACGGCAGCTCCGGGTCCTCGATCGGATCCTCCGGCACAACCTTCACAACGACATGACGGTCGTATTAGGCCATGCAAGTAACATCGAGGAGGCAACCGAGGGCGAACTTGCGCGAAGCGCCAGAGTGATTCAGGAGGAAGGCGAGTCGCTTGTGGCCAAAGTCGACAAAGAACGGGAGATCGTTCGCCTGATCACCGAGAGTCCCAAGCCCCGGCCAATCGACATGGCGACGTTGGTAGGTCACCGGGCTGCCGACGTCCGGGACCGGTACGAGGAGGCGACGATCGACGTCGACGCTCCGGATACGGTGACGGCGATGGCGGTAAACGACGTCGAACGGGCGCTCGAGGAACTGCTAGAGAACGCGATCGTTCACTGTGACCGCAGTCCCCACGTGACGATCGTCGTCGAAGCCGGGCCGGAGACGGTCACTCTCCGTATCGCGGACAACGGTCCTGGTATTCCAGCCCAGGAGCGAAATGTCTTGGCAGGCAACACCGATATCGATGCGCTCTACCACGGTTCCGGAATGGGCCTGTGGTTCGTCTACTGGACTGTTCGGCTCTCGGAAGGAACACTCGACTTTGAGGAAAATGATTCACGCGGGAGCGTCGTCGTCCTCGAGTTCGAGCGACAGCCGGCTGGATAG
- a CDS encoding transcription initiation factor IIB: protein MKRLSHQRERDESTASETSTETGVRTCPECDSQALVRSSDGSEVSCEDCGLILEEETIDRGPEWRAFTAAERDSKSRVGAPTTQTMHDKGLTTTIDWKNKDAYGRSLSSEKRSQMNRLRKWQERIRTKDAGERNLQLALSETDRMASALGVPRSVREVASVLYRRALEDDLIRGRSIEGVATSTLYAACRMEGIPRSLDEVAAVSRVDRMEIGRTYRYISQELSLEMQPVDPKKYVPRFCSELDLSEEVEIKANEIIDTTAEQGMLSGKSPTGYAAAAIYASALLCNEKKTQREVAEVSQVTEVTIRNRYQEQISAMGIH from the coding sequence ATGAAACGCCTGTCCCACCAGCGAGAGCGTGACGAGTCGACAGCGTCCGAAACGAGCACGGAGACGGGGGTTCGCACCTGTCCAGAGTGTGACTCGCAAGCGCTCGTCCGAAGTTCGGATGGGAGTGAAGTCAGTTGTGAAGACTGTGGATTGATCCTCGAGGAGGAGACGATCGATCGCGGGCCGGAGTGGCGCGCGTTCACTGCCGCCGAACGGGACAGCAAATCTCGCGTTGGGGCACCGACCACCCAGACGATGCACGACAAGGGGCTGACGACCACGATCGACTGGAAGAACAAAGACGCCTACGGTCGATCACTGTCCTCGGAGAAGCGCAGCCAGATGAACCGCCTCCGGAAGTGGCAAGAGCGCATCCGAACCAAGGACGCGGGCGAACGGAACCTCCAGCTCGCACTCTCCGAGACTGACCGGATGGCGTCCGCCCTCGGTGTCCCCCGATCGGTTCGCGAAGTCGCCAGCGTTCTGTACCGGCGCGCACTCGAGGACGACCTCATCCGTGGCCGATCGATCGAGGGCGTCGCCACGAGCACGCTGTACGCTGCCTGTCGGATGGAAGGGATCCCGCGCTCGCTCGACGAGGTTGCGGCGGTCTCACGCGTCGACCGGATGGAAATCGGACGGACCTATCGATACATCTCACAGGAACTCAGTCTCGAGATGCAACCCGTCGATCCGAAGAAGTACGTCCCGCGGTTCTGTTCGGAACTGGATCTCTCCGAAGAGGTCGAGATCAAGGCGAACGAGATTATCGACACGACGGCCGAGCAGGGGATGCTCTCGGGGAAGTCACCGACGGGGTACGCCGCGGCCGCGATCTACGCGAGTGCGTTGCTGTGTAACGAGAAGAAGACCCAGCGAGAGGTCGCCGAGGTGTCCCAGGTCACCGAGGTCACGATTCGGAATCGGTATCAGGAACAGATCAGTGCGATGGGAATTCACTGA
- a CDS encoding twin-arginine translocation signal domain-containing protein yields MDRRRSTNRRRFLKGAGRAAVAGLAGCLGGESTVAPARISEFPSH; encoded by the coding sequence GTGGACAGGAGACGGAGCACGAATCGTCGACGGTTTTTGAAAGGGGCCGGGAGAGCGGCCGTCGCCGGCCTTGCAGGCTGTCTGGGTGGCGAGTCGACGGTAGCGCCAGCCCGAATCAGTGAATTCCCATCGCACTGA
- a CDS encoding GAP family protein: protein MNFLVILPLVFVMIGGPQILSAIFLATSEDWRRNSAAFVFGASLSISFVVTLAYYFGSGVRQGGSNRMLQLLVLVILIAAMVNVYLKREQSEPPTWMGRLETANPTFSFQLGFLLMGFFPTDILTSITVGTYLASHGEPLWHATGFVLLTLLFLALPSLSLVTIGDRAETLLPKVRTWMNTHSWIVSEIVILIFVVITINNIVG from the coding sequence ATGAACTTCCTGGTGATTCTCCCGCTGGTGTTCGTCATGATCGGCGGGCCGCAAATCCTCAGCGCCATCTTTCTGGCCACGAGCGAGGACTGGCGGCGGAATTCGGCCGCGTTCGTCTTCGGTGCTTCCCTCTCTATCAGCTTCGTCGTCACGCTCGCGTATTATTTCGGGAGCGGCGTTCGTCAGGGCGGATCGAACCGGATGCTGCAACTGCTCGTGCTCGTGATCCTCATCGCTGCGATGGTGAACGTCTACCTGAAGCGTGAACAGTCGGAGCCGCCGACGTGGATGGGGAGACTCGAGACCGCGAATCCGACGTTCTCGTTTCAGCTCGGATTCCTGCTGATGGGGTTCTTTCCGACCGACATTCTCACGTCGATCACCGTCGGGACCTACCTCGCGAGTCACGGCGAACCGCTGTGGCACGCGACCGGGTTCGTCTTGCTGACCCTGCTGTTTCTGGCCCTTCCATCGCTTTCGCTGGTTACGATCGGCGATCGTGCGGAGACGCTCCTTCCGAAGGTTCGCACGTGGATGAACACACATTCGTGGATCGTGAGCGAAATTGTGATCCTCATCTTCGTCGTGATCACCATCAACAACATCGTCGGGTGA